In a single window of the Prochlorococcus marinus str. AS9601 genome:
- a CDS encoding phenylpyruvate tautomerase MIF-related protein: MPYINVSTSAKIENKQKLLEEISILISDLTNKSRSFVMAKIDDNCQMYFVDETPSCFLEIKSIGSLNPSEMAKPISDFIYEKIGIPIDRIYISFEDVPASLWAWNGRIFG, encoded by the coding sequence ATGCCTTATATAAATGTTTCGACTTCTGCAAAAATAGAGAATAAACAAAAATTACTCGAAGAAATTTCAATTCTTATTTCAGATTTAACTAACAAATCAAGAAGTTTTGTTATGGCGAAAATAGATGATAATTGCCAAATGTATTTTGTTGATGAGACCCCTTCTTGCTTTTTAGAAATCAAATCAATAGGTTCTCTAAATCCTTCAGAAATGGCAAAGCCAATATCAGATTTTATATATGAGAAAATAGGGATCCCAATAGATAGGATTTATATCTCTTTTGAGGATGTTCCAGCTTCATTGTGGGCTTGGAATGGAAGAATATTTGGTTAG
- a CDS encoding methyltransferase domain-containing protein: MEVLNNYQRKKLDESNDEEFYSDPKFVYHLDANFRQNLSDLYEREIDNNSTVLDLMSSWDSYLPKGKKYKKVIGHGLNKQELERNKIFDSYWIQNFNLSQQIPLDNESVNYCLMVAAWQYLQYPENLTKEIARILSREGKIIIAFSNRAFWHKAPNIWTSSSEEERVKYVRKVLISNGFNEPKILKKFTEPGLNIFNFLNKDPFYCLIATKE; encoded by the coding sequence TTGGAAGTTTTAAATAATTATCAAAGAAAAAAACTTGATGAAAGCAATGATGAAGAATTTTATTCTGATCCAAAATTTGTTTATCATCTAGATGCAAACTTCAGACAAAATCTATCAGATTTATATGAAAGAGAAATTGATAATAATTCAACTGTCCTTGATTTAATGTCAAGTTGGGATAGTTATTTACCTAAAGGGAAAAAATATAAAAAAGTTATTGGACATGGTTTAAACAAACAAGAACTTGAAAGAAATAAAATTTTTGATTCTTATTGGATACAAAATTTTAATTTAAGTCAACAAATTCCGCTAGATAATGAAAGCGTTAATTATTGCTTGATGGTGGCCGCATGGCAATATTTACAATATCCAGAGAATTTAACTAAAGAAATCGCGAGAATATTGAGCAGAGAGGGCAAGATTATTATTGCTTTTTCAAACAGAGCATTTTGGCATAAAGCTCCTAATATATGGACTTCATCTAGTGAAGAAGAGAGGGTTAAATATGTAAGAAAAGTATTAATCTCAAACGGATTTAATGAGCCAAAAATTCTCAAAAAGTTTACTGAACCAGGACTTAATATCTTCAATTTTTTAAATAAAGACCCATTTTATTGTTTAATCGCTACGAAAGAGTAA
- a CDS encoding DUF3386 domain-containing protein yields the protein MDNPKEINCNKIFKKAYENRYTWQNDFHGYQGKCIFLSNNNIYKGDFILGKDFKPNIQKIEDEKVVKSIASQLFEVCIHRVKREFESVHSENNFNLLKNSESGIEMIVSGKNQGDKYRVKNNCINMVYRKIHGTIIEIYVEEFLDTGIGYLSKKYSSQQIDPETLEANSQKFEYEDEFINIDREDNWILSSRIIKYTNQNQEEETQKFVFEDLCLLR from the coding sequence ATGGATAATCCAAAAGAAATTAATTGTAATAAGATTTTCAAAAAGGCTTATGAAAATCGTTATACCTGGCAGAATGATTTTCATGGTTATCAAGGTAAATGTATTTTTTTGAGTAATAATAATATTTATAAAGGTGACTTCATATTAGGTAAAGACTTTAAACCAAATATTCAAAAAATAGAAGATGAGAAAGTTGTTAAAAGTATTGCCTCTCAATTATTTGAAGTGTGTATACATAGGGTAAAGAGAGAATTTGAATCAGTGCATTCAGAAAATAATTTTAATTTGCTTAAAAATTCTGAAAGTGGGATTGAAATGATTGTTTCAGGTAAGAATCAAGGTGATAAATATAGGGTTAAAAATAACTGTATTAATATGGTCTATAGAAAAATTCATGGAACTATTATTGAGATCTATGTTGAAGAATTCTTAGATACAGGAATAGGTTATCTTAGTAAAAAATATAGTAGTCAACAAATTGATCCAGAAACACTTGAGGCAAATTCTCAAAAATTTGAATACGAAGATGAATTCATAAATATAGATAGAGAGGACAATTGGATATTAAGTTCGAGGATAATAAAATACACAAACCAAAATCAAGAGGAAGAAACACAAAAGTTTGTTTTCGAGGATCTATGCTTATTAAGATAG